From one Lotus japonicus ecotype B-129 chromosome 3, LjGifu_v1.2 genomic stretch:
- the LOC130749161 gene encoding protein SENSITIVITY TO RED LIGHT REDUCED 1 gives MAASASEDWTVVLPRRVRQRGKATKVEIFEEKQESWAPTDSQTDPIGEAALVQKMERSISRIGSSQFYHTFIDQIQTSAFDYFHRVLGSETKMPMVFYGIGSIELYEPPQLQLSLAILMKRDFSWIGNIEVFDPIISVTESRVLEALGCSVMSINEHGRREALSPTMFFMPHCEAELYNNLLQANWKLNNLKNMVLFGNSFEEYEQHASICKYSPIINSMGHVLAARRFTKEFRIETISDDYYNAFHDSSWHFFSPVLESDLQFINS, from the coding sequence ATGGCAGCTTCAGCAAGTGAAGACTGGACAGTTGTTTTACCCCGTCGTGTCAGACAAAGAGGAAAAGCTaccaaagttgaaatttttgaaGAAAAACAAGAATCATGGGCTCCAACAGATTCTCAGACAGATCCAATCGGAGAAGCAGCATTAGTGCAGAAAATGGAAAGAAGTATAAGTAGGATTGGGAGCTCTCAGTTCTATCATACTTTCATAGATCAAATCCAAACATCAGCTTTTGATTATTTCCATAGGGTGTTGGGCTCAGAGACAAAGATGCCAATGGTCTTTTATGGCATTGGAAGCATTGAATTGTATGAGCCCCCTCAATTGCAACTTAGCCTTGCAATATTGATGAAAAGAGATTTCAGTTGGATTGGAAACATCGAGGTATTTGATCCTATTATTTCTGTAACCGAGTCTCGGGTTTTGGAAGCTCTTGGTTGTTCTGTCATGTCCATAAACGAACACGGGAGGAGGGAGGCTCTAAGCCCAACAATGTTCTTCATGCCTCACTGTGAAGCAGAGTTGTATAACAACCTACTTCAGGCAAATTGGAAACTGAATAACTTGAAGAACATGGTATTATTTGGCAACAGCTTTGAAGAGTATGAGCAGCATGCGTCAATATGCAAGTACTCTCCTATTATTAACTCAATGGGTCATGTCTTGGCTGCCCGAAGATTCACAAAAGAATTTAGAATCGAAACTATTTCAGATGATTATTATAATGCATTCCATGATTCAAGTTGGCATTTTTTCAGCCCTGTCCTTGAGTCAGATCTGCAATTTATCAATTCTTGA